The following proteins are co-located in the Bosea sp. AS-1 genome:
- a CDS encoding YbjN domain-containing protein, with protein MMDLDMDADLDRPSNPLDLFERLASLNNWTFDRDSDDELSVSVTGGWSEYHVAITWLAEVEALHIACAFDLKVPERRRGEVLQLVSLVNEQLWLGHFDLWSSESVVMYRHALLLSGGAEPTDEQAAALIKSAIDACERYYQAFQFVVWAGKTAREGLEGAMLETAGEA; from the coding sequence ATGATGGACCTCGATATGGATGCCGATCTCGATCGGCCTTCCAACCCTCTCGACCTGTTCGAGCGACTCGCTTCCCTCAACAACTGGACCTTCGACCGCGACAGTGACGACGAGCTTTCGGTCTCGGTGACCGGTGGCTGGTCCGAGTATCATGTCGCCATCACCTGGCTTGCCGAGGTTGAGGCGCTGCATATCGCCTGCGCCTTCGACCTCAAGGTGCCGGAACGTCGGCGCGGCGAGGTGCTGCAGCTTGTCAGCCTCGTCAACGAGCAGCTCTGGCTCGGTCATTTCGATCTCTGGAGCAGCGAAAGCGTCGTGATGTATCGCCACGCCCTGCTGCTTTCTGGCGGCGCGGAGCCGACCGACGAGCAGGCCGCGGCCCTGATCAAGAGCGCGATCGACGCCTGCGAACGCTATTATCAGGCGTTCCAGTTCGTCGTCTGGGCCGGCAAGACCGCCAGGGAAGGGCTCGAAGGCGCCATGCTGGAGACCGCGGGCGAGGCCTGA
- the proC gene encoding pyrroline-5-carboxylate reductase: MTASLPQSLVLIGAGKMGGAMLEGWLRIGIDPAGISLIDPKPSDEIVELAGEKGMRLNPSAKEIPPTEVLVLATKPQMLDTAAPAVQTFIHPKTLLISILAGKTLGDLAARLPNATAIIRAMPNLPASVQRGATAAAPGKGVSAAQRATADALLASIGKVEWLDDEGLIDAVTAVSGSGPAYVFHLVECLAAAGRDAGLPADVAERLARATVEGAGELLFQSELSPGTLRQNVTSPGGTTAAALEVLMAEDGMKPLMRKAVAAAKRRAGELSG; encoded by the coding sequence ATGACCGCTTCCCTGCCGCAATCGCTCGTCCTCATCGGTGCGGGCAAGATGGGGGGAGCCATGCTCGAGGGCTGGCTGCGCATCGGCATCGACCCGGCCGGCATCAGCCTGATCGATCCCAAGCCCTCGGACGAGATCGTCGAACTCGCCGGCGAGAAGGGCATGCGGCTCAACCCCTCCGCGAAGGAGATTCCACCCACCGAGGTGCTGGTCCTTGCGACCAAGCCGCAGATGCTCGATACGGCGGCGCCGGCTGTGCAGACCTTCATCCATCCCAAGACGCTGCTGATCTCGATTCTGGCCGGCAAGACGCTCGGCGATCTCGCGGCGCGGCTGCCGAACGCGACGGCGATCATCCGCGCCATGCCGAACCTGCCGGCCTCGGTGCAGCGTGGCGCGACAGCGGCTGCGCCCGGCAAGGGCGTGAGCGCGGCACAACGGGCGACCGCGGATGCGCTGCTCGCCAGCATCGGCAAGGTCGAGTGGCTCGATGACGAGGGGCTGATCGACGCCGTGACCGCGGTCTCCGGCTCGGGCCCGGCCTATGTCTTCCATCTCGTCGAATGCCTTGCCGCAGCCGGCCGTGACGCTGGTTTGCCCGCCGATGTCGCCGAGCGACTGGCGCGCGCAACGGTCGAGGGGGCAGGGGAGCTCCTGTTCCAGTCGGAGTTGTCACCCGGAACGCTGCGCCAGAACGTGACCTCCCCAGGCGGCACGACGGCCGCGGCGCTGGAGGTGCTGATGGCGGAGGACGGGATGAAGCCGCTGATGCGCAAGGCGGTGGCTGCTGCCAAACGTCGCGCCGGCGAGCTTTCCGGCTGA
- a CDS encoding TetR family transcriptional regulator, producing MARKPVSGKAASAEAAVKEASKPVDPRRRAVDALMNLAATRPWDEIELPDIASEAGLTLAQLRSLFPSKLAMLGGVTRIVDDAVLAGTSDDLAGEPVKERLFDLVMRRLDAMAPYKAGLRKIAPVIRRDPLALAALNRGAVNSWRYMLASAGIPTEDSLGGLRVQGAVLLMARVSEAWLDDDEPELSKTMARLDRELKTAGRIMARVEDVHRLTAPFRGLARAICSGRPLKARRRERAPERGEDNEDYAPAI from the coding sequence ATGGCCCGCAAACCCGTTTCCGGCAAAGCCGCATCTGCCGAGGCTGCCGTCAAGGAGGCGAGCAAGCCGGTGGATCCGCGCAGGCGGGCCGTCGACGCCTTGATGAACCTCGCGGCCACCCGTCCCTGGGACGAGATCGAGCTTCCGGATATCGCGTCCGAAGCAGGGCTGACATTGGCGCAGTTGCGCAGTCTTTTCCCGTCCAAGCTCGCCATGCTCGGTGGCGTGACCCGCATCGTCGACGACGCGGTGCTCGCCGGTACCTCGGATGACCTCGCCGGCGAGCCGGTCAAGGAGCGTCTGTTCGACCTAGTAATGCGGCGGCTCGATGCGATGGCGCCCTATAAGGCGGGCCTGCGCAAAATCGCTCCGGTCATCCGCCGCGATCCGCTGGCCCTGGCTGCGCTCAACCGCGGCGCGGTCAATTCCTGGCGCTACATGCTGGCTTCGGCCGGGATCCCGACTGAGGACTCGTTAGGCGGCCTGCGCGTCCAGGGGGCGGTGCTGCTGATGGCGCGTGTTTCCGAAGCCTGGCTGGACGATGACGAGCCGGAATTGTCGAAGACCATGGCGCGGCTCGATCGCGAGCTGAAGACGGCCGGCCGCATCATGGCTCGCGTCGAGGATGTGCATCGGCTGACGGCGCCGTTCCGCGGGCTGGCGCGGGCGATCTGCTCGGGGCGCCCGCTGAAGGCACGGCGGCGGGAGCGGGCTCCTGAGCGTGGTGAAGACAACGAGGATTACGCGCCGGCGATCTGA
- a CDS encoding methyl-accepting chemotaxis protein, producing MSFSRKIATLSIGRSFALIAVLAVIIAVGGVGYTLHAARNEMIALKRAEMKNAVEAAATTVKSYLARAEAGELKEADAKKMAMEAIGGARFDNGNYYFVVNYDGISLLHANKKIQSTDMRPLKDADGKFFVQDMIALVKAKGEGFLDYGWLKMGDTEPSLKISYVIGVPKWQWLIGSGLHVQDVDAAFLGMVGGVAEVLVPLGLIMLGLVIVLSRRSSRMLASLSSSMDELAAGNLQAEIAHQQRPDEIGSMARALVVFRDAALAKEAMEADKLRVEEEAAGHRSAVDTERRRNEAERAEQARVQADVVQALGAGLEHLAGGDLTYRIGETFSAEYLKLKDDFNAAIAKLQDAMRQIVTNTESMKAGSVEISQAADDLAGRTEQQASSVEETATALDQLTATVRQTAESARLANQATEQVKGEAEQSTSIVRDAVTAMGGIEKSAQEISQIVGVIDEIAFQTNLLALNASVEAARAGDAGKGFAVVASEVRALAQRSASAAKEIKALIDASTVEVEKGVNLVGQTGGALQRMASEIARVTGLVAEIAGAAQEQASGLQEVNAAVGEMDQATQQNAAMAEQSTAAAHSLSEEADRLSSLVARFQIGGDTARLQAIARTMQAAIAQPAAAAAPAAPRPAPPRSTKANGSAAAATARKLDIEARDTGWEEF from the coding sequence ATGTCGTTCTCCAGAAAGATTGCAACGCTATCGATCGGCCGGTCCTTCGCGCTGATCGCGGTTTTGGCCGTTATCATCGCGGTCGGGGGAGTCGGCTACACGCTGCACGCTGCGCGTAATGAAATGATCGCGCTGAAGCGCGCGGAGATGAAGAACGCCGTCGAGGCCGCGGCAACCACCGTCAAGAGCTATCTGGCGCGCGCCGAGGCCGGCGAACTCAAGGAGGCGGACGCCAAGAAGATGGCGATGGAAGCCATCGGCGGGGCGCGCTTCGATAACGGCAACTACTACTTCGTCGTGAACTACGACGGCATCAGCCTGTTGCATGCCAACAAGAAGATCCAGTCGACCGACATGCGGCCGCTCAAGGATGCGGATGGCAAGTTCTTCGTCCAGGATATGATCGCGTTGGTGAAGGCCAAGGGAGAGGGGTTCCTCGACTATGGCTGGCTCAAGATGGGTGACACCGAGCCTTCGCTGAAGATCTCCTACGTCATCGGTGTTCCGAAGTGGCAGTGGCTGATCGGTTCGGGCCTGCATGTGCAGGACGTCGATGCGGCCTTCCTCGGCATGGTCGGCGGAGTCGCCGAGGTTCTGGTGCCGCTCGGCCTCATCATGCTCGGCCTCGTCATCGTCCTCAGCCGCCGCTCCTCGCGGATGCTGGCTTCGCTGTCTTCGTCGATGGACGAACTGGCGGCAGGCAATCTGCAGGCCGAGATCGCGCATCAGCAGCGGCCGGACGAGATTGGTTCGATGGCGCGCGCGCTGGTCGTCTTCCGCGATGCGGCACTGGCGAAGGAAGCGATGGAGGCTGACAAGCTGCGCGTCGAGGAGGAGGCGGCCGGACATCGCAGCGCCGTGGATACCGAGCGGCGGCGCAACGAGGCCGAGCGTGCCGAGCAGGCGCGCGTGCAGGCCGATGTCGTCCAGGCGCTGGGCGCGGGCCTCGAGCACCTGGCCGGGGGCGATCTGACCTATCGGATCGGGGAAACGTTCTCGGCCGAGTACCTCAAGCTCAAGGACGATTTCAACGCCGCCATCGCAAAGCTTCAGGACGCGATGCGGCAGATCGTGACCAATACCGAGAGCATGAAGGCAGGTTCCGTCGAGATCAGCCAGGCGGCGGACGATCTCGCCGGCCGCACCGAGCAGCAGGCCTCCTCGGTCGAGGAGACGGCGACGGCGCTCGACCAGCTCACTGCGACGGTGCGCCAGACCGCCGAGAGCGCGCGCCTCGCCAACCAGGCGACCGAGCAAGTCAAGGGCGAGGCGGAACAGTCCACCAGCATCGTGCGCGATGCGGTGACGGCGATGGGTGGCATCGAGAAGTCGGCGCAGGAGATCTCGCAGATCGTCGGCGTGATCGACGAGATTGCCTTCCAGACCAACCTGCTGGCGCTCAATGCCAGCGTCGAGGCGGCCCGCGCCGGCGATGCCGGCAAGGGCTTTGCCGTCGTCGCCTCGGAGGTGCGCGCTCTGGCGCAGCGTTCGGCTTCGGCAGCCAAGGAGATCAAGGCGCTGATCGACGCCTCGACCGTCGAGGTCGAGAAGGGCGTCAACCTCGTCGGGCAGACCGGCGGAGCGCTGCAACGCATGGCTTCGGAGATCGCCCGCGTCACCGGCCTGGTCGCCGAGATTGCCGGCGCTGCCCAGGAGCAGGCCTCGGGCCTGCAGGAAGTCAACGCCGCCGTCGGCGAGATGGACCAGGCGACCCAGCAGAATGCGGCGATGGCCGAGCAGTCCACGGCTGCCGCCCACTCGCTTTCGGAGGAGGCCGACCGTCTCTCGTCGCTGGTCGCCCGCTTCCAAATCGGCGGCGATACCGCGAGACTGCAGGCGATCGCGCGGACGATGCAGGCGGCTATTGCACAGCCGGCGGCAGCGGCTGCGCCCGCCGCGCCGCGCCCGGCGCCGCCGCGAAGCACGAAAGCGAATGGCAGCGCAGCGGCGGCGACCGCACGCAAGCTCGATATCGAGGCCCGTGACACGGGGTGGGAGGAATTTTGA
- a CDS encoding tRNA-binding protein: MTPSEEVAATIGFDDFLKVDIRVGTIVEAEPYPEARKPAIKLVIDFGGAIGRKKSSAQITKHYQPEDLPGRQVLAVVNFPPRQIGKFMSEVLTLGVPDADGEVVLIGPGHTIPEGGRLF, encoded by the coding sequence TTGACACCGTCCGAAGAAGTAGCCGCGACGATCGGCTTCGACGATTTCCTCAAGGTCGACATCCGCGTCGGCACCATCGTCGAGGCCGAGCCCTATCCGGAGGCGCGCAAGCCGGCGATCAAGCTGGTGATCGATTTCGGTGGCGCGATCGGGCGGAAGAAATCCTCCGCCCAGATCACCAAGCATTACCAGCCGGAGGATCTGCCCGGCCGGCAGGTTCTCGCCGTGGTCAATTTCCCGCCGCGCCAGATCGGAAAGTTCATGTCCGAGGTGTTGACGCTGGGCGTGCCCGATGCCGATGGCGAGGTGGTGCTGATCGGGCCGGGCCATACCATCCCGGAAGGCGGGCGCCTGTTCTAG
- a CDS encoding pyridoxamine 5'-phosphate oxidase family protein encodes MSDGPFHTGELEAQALAGQFSRGGGIRNFMPDQHRLFFAQLPWIFAGVLDARGWPLATVLTGPPGFVASPSPTALEITARPQAQDPAAESFHTGAPIGLLGIEFETRRRNRANGMVAARRADGFDIAVAQSFGNCAKYIQTRMVERLAERTTVQHEELSRLDMQAHDLIAVADTFFIASTAGQDAVPAGGVDMSHRGGRPGFVRIDGDTLTVPDFAGNSYFNTLGNLLREPRAALLFVDFRDGTILQLQGSVEIMWDGAEIARLAGAERLWRFHVTRGWRHKQALPLRWSASDYAPTTLQTGLWNRLALAGAL; translated from the coding sequence ATGAGTGACGGCCCCTTCCATACCGGCGAGCTGGAAGCTCAGGCGCTGGCTGGCCAGTTCTCCCGCGGCGGCGGCATCCGCAACTTCATGCCCGACCAGCACCGCCTGTTCTTCGCTCAGCTCCCCTGGATCTTCGCAGGTGTGCTCGACGCACGGGGCTGGCCGCTCGCGACGGTGCTGACCGGCCCGCCCGGCTTCGTTGCGAGCCCCTCTCCCACCGCTCTTGAGATCACCGCCAGGCCGCAGGCTCAGGACCCCGCGGCCGAATCGTTCCACACCGGTGCCCCCATCGGTCTTCTCGGCATCGAATTCGAGACCCGCCGACGCAACCGCGCCAATGGCATGGTCGCCGCACGTCGCGCTGACGGCTTCGACATCGCGGTCGCACAAAGCTTCGGAAACTGCGCGAAGTACATCCAGACCCGCATGGTTGAGCGACTGGCCGAGCGGACCACGGTTCAGCACGAGGAACTGAGCCGCCTGGACATGCAGGCGCACGACCTGATCGCGGTGGCCGATACCTTCTTCATCGCCAGCACCGCCGGGCAGGACGCCGTGCCAGCCGGCGGCGTCGACATGTCCCATCGCGGTGGGCGGCCTGGCTTCGTTCGCATCGACGGCGACACGTTGACGGTGCCGGACTTCGCCGGGAACAGCTATTTCAACACGCTGGGCAATCTGCTGCGTGAGCCGCGCGCCGCGTTGCTGTTCGTCGATTTTCGCGACGGCACGATCCTGCAGTTGCAGGGTTCGGTCGAAATTATGTGGGACGGTGCAGAGATCGCCCGCCTCGCCGGAGCGGAGCGGCTGTGGCGCTTCCATGTGACGCGCGGCTGGCGGCACAAGCAGGCGTTGCCGCTGCGCTGGTCGGCGTCGGATTACGCGCCGACCACCTTGCAGACCGGCCTCTGGAACCGGTTAGCCCTGGCAGGCGCACTCTAG
- a CDS encoding glutathione S-transferase, which yields MQPTEITLHGTALSGHSHRIELLLRALDLPYRFEHTPAEIRRAEAYRKLNPLQQIPVLQDGEMTLADSNAIMVYLVKRYAPESAWLPDDPVGAAAVQRWLSIAAGEVMHGPSIARLVVQFGLNDDRARAERIAKRLLTFMQEHLAEREFLAAPHPTLADLACYSYVAHAPEGGISLEPYPAVRAWLARVEALPFFKPMPPSPLPEPDENDE from the coding sequence ATGCAACCGACGGAGATCACGCTTCACGGCACGGCCCTGTCCGGACATTCGCACCGCATCGAGTTATTGCTGCGTGCCCTGGATCTGCCTTACCGCTTCGAGCATACCCCGGCCGAAATCCGGCGCGCCGAAGCCTATCGAAAACTCAATCCGTTGCAGCAGATCCCCGTCCTTCAGGACGGCGAGATGACGTTGGCAGATAGCAACGCGATCATGGTCTATCTGGTGAAGCGCTATGCGCCGGAAAGCGCCTGGCTACCTGACGATCCGGTGGGCGCCGCCGCAGTCCAGCGTTGGTTGTCGATTGCGGCCGGCGAGGTCATGCATGGACCGAGCATCGCCCGCCTCGTCGTCCAGTTCGGCCTGAACGATGACAGGGCGCGCGCCGAACGGATCGCGAAGCGGCTGCTGACCTTCATGCAGGAGCATCTGGCGGAGCGAGAGTTCCTGGCTGCTCCCCACCCCACACTCGCCGATCTCGCCTGCTATTCCTATGTTGCTCATGCTCCGGAAGGCGGCATCTCGCTGGAGCCCTATCCGGCTGTCCGCGCCTGGCTCGCCCGCGTCGAGGCCCTGCCCTTCTTCAAGCCGATGCCGCCCTCGCCTCTGCCGGAGCCGGACGAGAACGATGAGTGA
- a CDS encoding LysR family transcriptional regulator — MDRLDELAIFVAIIEAGSLAGAARRLRRSRPAITRALATLEDRVGQRLITRSTRRFMPSEAGRELAIAARRLLGDYEASLGGVSDAPVSGLLRVTAPLSFGRRHVTPLVSEFLDRYPLVQVELVLGDRNLDLIEEDLHVAVRIGPLAPSRFVARKVGEVRRILVASPAYLAAAPPLRQPSDIAAHETIISVATQAGMNWQFGGAGRRSRVALTPRLIVNEVESVLIAARAGRGLARPLSYQAVDDIAAGTLVRLLPEFEPPPLPVQLVTPGGRHPAPRVRAFIDHAVARLPRLAPITSEPWPSRG; from the coding sequence ATGGACCGTCTGGACGAGCTCGCGATCTTCGTGGCGATCATCGAGGCTGGTAGCCTCGCCGGAGCCGCGCGGCGCCTGCGCCGGTCCCGACCGGCGATCACGCGCGCACTTGCGACACTGGAGGATCGTGTCGGCCAAAGGCTCATCACCCGGTCGACCCGGCGCTTCATGCCGAGCGAAGCCGGTCGAGAGCTCGCGATTGCGGCGCGCCGCCTGCTCGGCGATTACGAAGCCTCGCTTGGAGGCGTTTCCGATGCGCCGGTCAGCGGCCTGCTGCGGGTCACGGCGCCGCTGTCCTTCGGGCGCCGCCATGTCACGCCGCTGGTCTCCGAATTTCTCGACCGTTACCCGCTCGTACAGGTCGAACTCGTGCTGGGAGACCGCAATCTCGACCTGATCGAGGAGGATCTGCATGTCGCGGTGCGGATCGGCCCACTGGCACCCTCACGCTTCGTGGCACGCAAGGTCGGCGAGGTGCGGCGCATTCTCGTGGCATCGCCGGCCTATCTGGCAGCGGCACCGCCACTGCGCCAGCCTTCCGATATCGCTGCGCATGAGACGATCATCAGCGTCGCCACTCAAGCCGGCATGAACTGGCAATTTGGCGGTGCGGGTCGCCGCAGCCGCGTTGCGCTGACGCCGCGGCTGATCGTCAACGAGGTGGAATCGGTCCTGATCGCCGCGCGGGCGGGGCGTGGCCTGGCGCGGCCGCTATCCTATCAGGCGGTCGACGACATCGCGGCTGGAACGCTGGTGCGGCTGCTGCCGGAATTCGAGCCGCCGCCTCTGCCAGTCCAACTCGTGACGCCGGGTGGCCGGCATCCGGCGCCGCGCGTCAGGGCCTTCATCGACCATGCCGTGGCGCGGCTGCCCCGACTGGCGCCGATCACTTCGGAACCCTGGCCGTCGCGGGGTTGA
- a CDS encoding ATP-binding protein — protein sequence MKPTLKRIGQPLHIVARYMPKGLYPRALVIVIAPVVLLQSVIAYVFMERHWQTVTQRLSAAVSADIAMLIDVYESYPQDQDITTLSRIAAERLGMDVDIIPDSDLPAPGPRPFFSLLDNALSTELSQQVARPFWLDTVGRSSLIEIRIKLGKDVMRILTRRNSAYASNSHIFLLWMIGTSLILLTIAVLFLRNQIRPILKLADAAEAFGKGRDAEFRPRGAREVRRAGNAFIEMKRRVERSIGERTTMLNGVSHDLRTILTRFRLSLALMERSAEIEALEKDIDEMGRMLEDYLAFARGDAGEVAVETDIRGQLEDLKADAERQGHQTELEVVGDPEVVVRPDAFRRLLTNLVSNAARYGNRIAIRATHDARYLIVTVDDDGPGIPPDQREEVFRPFFRLDEARNVDGGGTGLGLAIARDIARAHGGDIMLGDSPLGGLRATVRLPV from the coding sequence ATCAAGCCTACCCTGAAGCGCATCGGCCAACCGCTCCACATCGTCGCGCGCTACATGCCGAAGGGGCTTTATCCGCGCGCCCTGGTCATCGTCATCGCCCCGGTGGTGCTGCTGCAATCGGTCATCGCCTATGTTTTCATGGAACGGCACTGGCAGACCGTGACGCAGCGGCTCTCCGCTGCCGTCTCAGCCGACATCGCCATGTTGATCGATGTCTACGAGAGCTATCCGCAGGACCAGGATATCACCACGCTCTCGCGTATCGCCGCAGAGCGGCTCGGGATGGATGTCGACATCATTCCGGATTCCGACCTGCCAGCGCCGGGGCCGCGACCGTTCTTCTCGCTGCTCGACAATGCGCTCTCGACAGAGCTCAGCCAGCAGGTCGCCCGCCCCTTCTGGCTCGACACGGTCGGCCGCTCCAGCCTGATCGAGATTCGCATCAAGCTCGGCAAGGACGTGATGCGCATCCTGACACGGCGCAATTCGGCCTATGCCTCGAACAGCCACATCTTCCTGCTCTGGATGATCGGCACCTCGCTGATCCTGCTGACCATCGCCGTGCTGTTCCTGCGCAACCAGATCCGGCCGATCCTCAAGCTCGCCGATGCGGCCGAGGCCTTCGGCAAGGGCCGCGATGCCGAGTTCCGCCCGCGCGGCGCCCGCGAGGTCCGCCGTGCGGGCAACGCCTTCATCGAGATGAAGCGCCGCGTCGAGCGCTCGATCGGCGAACGCACCACGATGCTGAACGGCGTCAGTCACGACCTGCGCACCATCCTCACCCGCTTCCGCCTCTCGCTCGCCCTGATGGAGCGCTCCGCCGAGATCGAGGCGCTGGAGAAGGACATCGACGAGATGGGCCGCATGCTGGAGGACTATCTCGCCTTCGCCCGCGGCGATGCCGGCGAGGTCGCGGTCGAGACCGACATCCGCGGCCAGCTCGAGGATCTGAAGGCCGACGCCGAGCGCCAGGGCCATCAGACCGAGCTGGAAGTGGTCGGCGATCCCGAGGTCGTCGTCCGGCCCGACGCCTTCCGTCGTCTCCTGACCAACCTCGTCTCCAATGCGGCGCGCTACGGCAACCGCATCGCGATCCGCGCCACCCATGACGCACGCTATCTGATCGTCACCGTCGACGATGACGGCCCCGGCATCCCTCCTGACCAGCGCGAGGAGGTCTTCCGACCCTTCTTCCGCCTCGACGAGGCGCGCAATGTCGATGGCGGCGGCACGGGCCTCGGCCTCGCCATCGCCCGCGACATCGCCCGCGCCCATGGCGGCGACATCATGCTCGGCGACTCACCGCTCGGCGGCCTGCGCGCAACGGTCAGGCTGCCCGTCTGA
- a CDS encoding response regulator yields the protein MIATEAPAKPARKILPDEAPHVLVVDDDRRLRELLGRFLGDNGYRVTTAANAAEADTRLGNLVFDAIVLDVMMPGENGFDFARRFRGASAVPILMLTARADGKDRINGLEIGVDDYLAKPFEPRELLLRLGNILKRTVVVEAAQSGTRPDFVRFGPFLYGLARGELRKGEETIRLTEREREILTALAERAGEVVPREELAAQGSAANDRTVDVQMNRLRRKIERDPADPLYLQTVRGVGYRLLTDRT from the coding sequence ATGATCGCGACCGAAGCGCCGGCAAAGCCGGCCCGCAAGATACTGCCCGATGAAGCCCCGCACGTCCTGGTCGTCGACGACGACCGGCGCCTGCGCGAACTGCTCGGCCGCTTCCTCGGCGACAATGGCTATCGCGTCACCACGGCCGCCAACGCCGCCGAGGCCGATACGCGCCTCGGCAACCTCGTCTTCGACGCCATCGTGCTCGATGTGATGATGCCGGGCGAGAACGGCTTCGATTTCGCCCGCCGCTTCCGGGGGGCCTCGGCCGTGCCGATCCTGATGCTGACTGCCCGTGCCGACGGCAAGGATCGCATCAACGGGCTGGAGATCGGCGTCGACGACTACCTCGCCAAGCCCTTCGAACCGCGCGAACTCCTGCTGCGCCTCGGCAACATCCTGAAACGGACTGTCGTAGTCGAGGCCGCGCAGTCCGGCACCCGGCCGGACTTCGTCCGCTTCGGACCTTTCCTGTATGGTCTGGCACGCGGCGAATTACGCAAGGGCGAGGAGACCATTCGCCTCACCGAGCGCGAACGCGAGATCCTGACGGCGCTGGCTGAGCGCGCCGGCGAGGTCGTGCCGCGCGAGGAGCTGGCGGCGCAGGGCTCGGCCGCCAATGACCGCACCGTCGACGTGCAGATGAACCGGCTGCGCCGCAAGATCGAACGCGACCCGGCCGACCCGCTCTATCTCCAGACCGTTCGCGGTGTCGGCTACAGGCTGCTGACGGACAGGACGTGA
- a CDS encoding branched-chain amino acid aminotransferase, translating to MSVIPFDQRDGVIWFDGKLVPWKDAKIHVLTHGLHYGSCIFEGERAYDGVIYKCTEHSKRFHKSAEIMDFTVPYSVAELDEAKYLCLKENGLKDAYVRPVAWRGSEMMAVSGLNNSIHTAIAVWEWPSMFDMAAKLKGIRLDVADYRRPDPACAPVHAKAAGLYMICSLSKHKAERAGYADAMMLDFEGNVAECTGANIFFIKDGVIHTPMADRFLNGLTRQSVIELCKQRGFEVVERRIRPEELESFNECFITGSAAEVTLVSEIGPYNFVTGNMGKVIMEDYSAAVRPQSKAA from the coding sequence ATGTCAGTCATTCCTTTCGACCAGCGCGATGGCGTCATCTGGTTCGACGGCAAGCTCGTGCCGTGGAAGGACGCGAAGATTCACGTACTGACCCATGGGTTGCACTATGGCTCCTGCATCTTCGAGGGCGAGCGCGCCTATGACGGCGTGATCTACAAGTGCACGGAGCATTCGAAGCGCTTCCACAAGTCGGCCGAGATCATGGATTTCACGGTGCCCTATTCGGTCGCCGAGCTCGACGAGGCCAAGTATCTCTGCCTGAAGGAGAACGGGCTCAAGGACGCCTATGTCCGTCCGGTCGCCTGGCGCGGCTCGGAGATGATGGCGGTCTCCGGCCTGAACAACTCGATCCATACCGCGATCGCGGTGTGGGAGTGGCCGAGCATGTTCGACATGGCCGCAAAGCTGAAGGGCATCCGCCTCGACGTTGCGGACTATCGCCGGCCTGACCCGGCCTGCGCGCCGGTCCATGCCAAGGCGGCGGGGCTCTACATGATCTGCTCGCTCTCCAAGCATAAGGCCGAGCGGGCGGGCTACGCCGATGCGATGATGCTCGACTTCGAGGGCAATGTCGCCGAGTGCACCGGCGCCAACATCTTCTTCATCAAGGATGGCGTGATCCATACGCCGATGGCCGACCGTTTCCTCAACGGCTTGACCCGCCAGTCGGTGATCGAGCTGTGCAAGCAGCGCGGCTTCGAGGTGGTGGAACGGCGCATCCGGCCGGAGGAGCTCGAGAGCTTCAACGAGTGCTTCATCACCGGCTCGGCCGCCGAGGTGACGCTGGTCTCCGAGATCGGCCCATACAACTTCGTCACCGGCAATATGGGCAAGGTGATCATGGAGGATTATTCGGCGGCGGTGCGCCCGCAGTCGAAGGCGGCTTAA